Proteins from a genomic interval of Pseudodesulfovibrio nedwellii:
- the glpB gene encoding glycerol-3-phosphate dehydrogenase subunit GlpB: MTKNDDIYDVMVIGAGFAGMAAALFASAQGLKVVQTGATGGIDFSTGFIDLMGVHPIAEGKRWKNPWSAIEAVVQDCPNHPYGLLSCDEIFESVALFTRFLAEQGLEYIGHTDRNTCSLTPAGTIKRTYRVPKTAWNGSVALGKKAPTLIVDFYGLKGFSGVQLVETQKHHWPELKTVRIQFPSGRGELYPEHMAWALADPAVQEKMIAAIMPHAVDVEYIGFPAVLGLNDPQKVVDHLAALSGKKIFEIPTMPPSIAGPRLRAVFDRGLPAQGVRTHSQKLVTSVKELDSGMFEFSVGTGAAMLPVVAKKAILATGRFFGKGLRAERKKLVEPVFDLPVVQPETREQWHEQDFFAPQGHPVNSAGIEVDERLRPIGQSGRPAYDNLYAAGAILAHHDWMRMKCGAGLAIATAYKAVKELTR; this comes from the coding sequence ATGACCAAAAATGACGACATATACGATGTCATGGTCATCGGAGCGGGCTTTGCCGGAATGGCTGCTGCTTTATTTGCTTCGGCACAGGGACTTAAGGTTGTTCAGACTGGAGCGACCGGGGGCATCGATTTTAGTACGGGTTTCATTGATCTTATGGGTGTGCATCCCATCGCAGAAGGGAAGCGGTGGAAGAATCCATGGTCGGCCATTGAAGCTGTGGTGCAAGACTGTCCGAATCATCCATATGGATTGCTTTCCTGCGATGAAATTTTCGAATCAGTGGCTTTATTTACCCGATTCCTCGCGGAACAAGGGCTGGAATACATAGGCCATACAGATCGTAATACCTGTTCCCTTACCCCGGCCGGGACAATCAAGCGAACATATCGTGTTCCCAAAACGGCATGGAATGGGTCCGTGGCTCTTGGGAAGAAGGCTCCTACGCTTATTGTTGATTTTTATGGACTCAAGGGATTCAGTGGTGTGCAACTTGTCGAGACGCAGAAGCACCATTGGCCGGAGTTGAAAACCGTTCGGATACAGTTCCCTAGCGGTCGAGGTGAGTTGTATCCCGAGCATATGGCGTGGGCGTTGGCCGACCCGGCTGTTCAGGAAAAAATGATCGCCGCCATTATGCCCCATGCCGTTGATGTCGAGTATATTGGATTCCCTGCGGTCCTCGGTCTCAATGACCCTCAAAAAGTTGTGGATCATCTGGCAGCGTTGTCTGGGAAAAAGATATTTGAAATTCCGACAATGCCGCCATCCATTGCCGGTCCTCGTTTGCGTGCTGTTTTTGATCGCGGACTTCCCGCTCAGGGAGTTCGCACACATTCCCAAAAATTGGTGACGAGTGTGAAGGAACTGGACAGCGGTATGTTCGAGTTCTCAGTGGGCACTGGCGCAGCCATGCTCCCGGTGGTGGCAAAAAAAGCAATATTGGCCACCGGACGTTTTTTTGGCAAAGGGCTTCGTGCCGAGCGAAAGAAGCTTGTTGAGCCGGTGTTTGATCTTCCTGTTGTGCAGCCTGAAACACGTGAACAATGGCATGAACAGGATTTTTTTGCGCCGCAGGGGCATCCGGTGAACAGTGCGGGCATAGAGGTCGATGAAAGGCTGCGGCCCATCGGCCAATCAGGACGCCCTGCGTATGACAATCTTTATGCGGCAGGAGCCATTTTGGCTCATCATGATTGGATGCGTATGAAATGCGGAGCCGGACTTGCCATTGCCACGGCATACAAGGCTGTGAAGGAATTGACGCGATAA
- the glpA gene encoding anaerobic glycerol-3-phosphate dehydrogenase subunit GlpA: protein MKSFQTRVLILGGGATGTGLARDLALRGVSCLLAERRDINAGASGGNHGLLHSGARYVASDMEAAVECREEGAILKAVAPQCIEDTGGLFVAVEGDDEQYVADFEGMCKKSLIPARQLDLGEARELEPLLSEKLISAYAVEDGAVDPFMLSLDNMAHAMTHGAQSIRNAKVVGFSMGDGRIQRALFLDETSGESFEVEADLIVNATGAWAGLIAALAGAEIHILYSSGSLLVTQDRLTKRVINRLRKASDSDILVPGGTVSVLGTTSVTIDSPDDCRPTVAETDQIIEDAQAMIPVLATTRYIRAYAGVRPLVLSGESGDARSVSRGFSLIDHARDNVDNFITITGGKLTTYRLMAEKTADMVCRKLGVKAPCLTRTESLPASTMGRWTEPGLAPKSWVRNRDEDDLILCECEMVSRNSIDSIIENMPGMRGNSMLKAIGMRSRVGKGPCQGGFCGLRITGHLYDQGHVSEAQGLMELKTFVGRRWRGFSPVLWGLPMVQADLQEALYCGALDMELDHNTDDFTCEDDE, encoded by the coding sequence GTGAAATCATTTCAGACCAGAGTTCTTATATTAGGTGGGGGAGCCACCGGAACCGGTTTGGCCAGAGATTTGGCCCTGCGGGGTGTCTCGTGCCTTTTGGCGGAACGGCGAGATATAAACGCTGGTGCGTCCGGTGGTAATCATGGACTTCTGCACAGCGGTGCACGGTATGTTGCCTCTGATATGGAAGCCGCTGTGGAGTGTCGGGAAGAAGGGGCCATCCTCAAGGCCGTTGCTCCTCAGTGTATTGAAGATACCGGTGGTCTTTTTGTCGCTGTTGAAGGTGATGATGAGCAGTATGTGGCTGACTTTGAGGGCATGTGCAAAAAGAGTCTTATTCCTGCTCGACAGCTTGATCTTGGTGAAGCCCGTGAGCTTGAACCGTTGCTTTCAGAGAAACTTATTTCCGCTTATGCCGTTGAAGACGGTGCTGTTGATCCGTTCATGTTGTCGCTCGACAATATGGCGCATGCAATGACTCATGGGGCTCAATCGATCAGAAATGCCAAGGTGGTTGGTTTTTCCATGGGCGATGGTCGAATCCAACGGGCCTTGTTTCTGGATGAAACTTCGGGCGAGTCCTTTGAGGTAGAAGCGGACCTTATAGTCAATGCGACTGGAGCGTGGGCGGGGCTTATCGCGGCCCTTGCCGGTGCTGAAATTCATATTTTGTATTCCTCCGGCAGTCTGCTCGTGACGCAGGATCGATTGACCAAACGTGTTATCAATCGACTGCGCAAGGCGTCGGATTCGGATATTCTTGTTCCCGGCGGAACCGTGTCTGTTTTGGGGACAACATCGGTGACCATCGACTCTCCTGATGATTGCCGCCCGACAGTGGCAGAGACAGACCAGATTATCGAAGATGCTCAGGCCATGATTCCGGTTTTGGCAACAACTCGCTATATCCGGGCCTATGCTGGTGTACGGCCCCTTGTCCTTTCGGGTGAGAGCGGCGATGCCCGGAGTGTCAGCCGAGGCTTTTCCCTTATCGATCATGCCCGTGACAATGTGGACAATTTTATTACCATCACTGGCGGTAAGCTGACGACATATCGACTCATGGCTGAAAAGACGGCGGATATGGTTTGCAGGAAACTTGGTGTGAAAGCCCCGTGTCTGACGCGAACCGAGTCGCTACCTGCTTCTACTATGGGGCGGTGGACCGAACCGGGGTTGGCTCCAAAATCGTGGGTACGGAATCGGGACGAGGACGATCTTATCTTGTGCGAGTGTGAGATGGTGTCACGCAATTCCATTGATTCCATCATTGAAAACATGCCCGGTATGCGTGGTAATTCCATGCTCAAGGCCATTGGTATGCGCAGTCGAGTAGGCAAGGGCCCGTGTCAGGGGGGCTTTTGTGGATTGCGGATTACGGGACATCTTTACGATCAGGGGCACGTGTCTGAAGCGCAGGGATTGATGGAACTCAAGACATTTGTCGGTCGACGATGGCGCGGTTTTTCACCTGTCTTGTGGGGACTCCCCATGGTGCAGGCAGACTTGCAGGAAGCTTTGTATTGCGGTGCGCTTGATATGGAACTTGATCATAACACGGACGATTTTACCTGCGAGGATGACGAATGA
- a CDS encoding carbohydrate ABC transporter permease → MNKWNNNKAWFFILPVFIIVAFSAIIPLMTVVNYSVQDIFGPGQRLFVGVEWFKEILQDGRLHDALWRQLAFSGLVLLIEMPLGIAIALTMPKKGWAASACLVILALPLLIPWNVIGTIWIIFTRPDIGLFGYLVNEAGISFDHTAHAFDAWTTLMLMEVWHWTPLVVLLAYAGLRAIPEAYYQAAKIDGASAWAIFRFIQLPKMRGVLTIALLLRFMDSFLIYAEPFVLTGGGPGNSTTFLSIYLVKIAVGQFDLGPAAAFSLIYFLIILLFCWLFYQALQAVGTGEKS, encoded by the coding sequence GTGAATAAATGGAACAATAATAAAGCATGGTTTTTCATTCTCCCGGTCTTTATCATCGTAGCTTTCAGTGCGATCATTCCGTTGATGACCGTTGTCAACTATTCAGTGCAGGACATCTTCGGGCCAGGACAACGACTCTTCGTTGGCGTCGAATGGTTCAAGGAAATTCTACAAGATGGACGACTCCATGACGCTTTGTGGCGGCAGTTGGCGTTTTCGGGCCTTGTCCTGCTGATTGAAATGCCCCTTGGTATCGCCATCGCATTGACTATGCCCAAAAAGGGATGGGCAGCTTCCGCGTGTCTGGTCATTCTGGCCCTGCCGCTGTTGATTCCCTGGAACGTTATCGGAACAATCTGGATCATTTTCACCCGACCGGATATCGGCCTATTCGGCTATCTCGTCAACGAAGCCGGTATTTCGTTTGACCACACAGCCCACGCATTTGACGCATGGACAACGCTCATGCTCATGGAAGTCTGGCACTGGACGCCACTTGTTGTCCTGCTGGCCTACGCAGGGCTTCGGGCCATTCCCGAGGCATATTATCAAGCAGCCAAAATTGACGGTGCCTCGGCCTGGGCCATATTCCGTTTTATTCAGCTCCCCAAAATGCGTGGAGTTCTGACCATCGCTCTGCTGCTGCGGTTCATGGACAGCTTCCTGATTTACGCAGAACCCTTTGTCCTCACCGGCGGCGGGCCCGGTAACTCCACAACGTTCCTGTCTATCTATCTCGTCAAAATAGCTGTCGGTCAGTTCGATCTCGGCCCGGCTGCGGCATTCTCGTTGATCTACTTCCTCATCATCCTGTTGTTCTGCTGGCTGTTCTATCAAGCTCTTCAGGCAGTCGGGACAGGAGAAAAGTCATGA
- a CDS encoding ABC transporter ATP-binding protein, with protein MARIELKEIKHSYRPDPVDEDDFALKRIHTVWEDGGAYALLGPSGCGKTTMLNIISGLLKPSHGSILYDGEDVSALQPEQRNIAQVFQFPVLYDTMTVYQNLAFPLKNRGVPKADINKRVDEIAEALDLKQDLHKRAAGLSADAKQKISLGRGLVRSDVAAILFDEPLTVIDPHLKWDLRRKLKEIHKEFKLTMIYVTHDQVEAMTFADQIVVMYEGEIVQTGTPEELFESPDHTFVGYFIGSPGMNFLECTVTDNKALVDDVAIPLIPSYAEKATQQGGKLKIGIRPMYVGIHDTEVENSIAAQVIGIEDQGFCRIITARFGDNDIKARIKDNRNIPNGTCWLTFPPEKTKIYCDERLVK; from the coding sequence ATGGCGCGCATTGAACTCAAGGAAATCAAGCATAGCTATCGCCCAGATCCGGTGGACGAAGACGACTTCGCGCTCAAGCGAATCCACACGGTTTGGGAAGATGGAGGTGCCTATGCCCTGCTCGGCCCATCAGGTTGCGGCAAGACCACGATGCTGAATATCATATCCGGATTGCTGAAACCGTCGCACGGCAGCATCCTCTATGATGGAGAAGACGTATCCGCCTTGCAGCCTGAACAACGGAATATTGCCCAAGTCTTCCAGTTCCCTGTCCTATACGATACAATGACAGTGTATCAGAACCTCGCATTTCCCCTGAAAAACAGAGGCGTACCCAAGGCGGACATCAACAAGCGCGTTGACGAAATCGCCGAGGCCCTCGACCTGAAACAGGACCTGCACAAACGTGCCGCAGGACTTTCCGCTGACGCAAAACAGAAAATTTCCCTTGGCCGAGGACTGGTCAGAAGCGATGTCGCAGCCATTCTTTTTGATGAGCCGCTCACCGTCATCGATCCGCATCTCAAATGGGATCTTCGTCGCAAGCTCAAAGAAATCCACAAAGAATTCAAACTGACCATGATCTACGTTACCCACGATCAAGTGGAGGCAATGACCTTCGCAGATCAGATCGTGGTCATGTACGAAGGTGAAATCGTCCAGACAGGTACACCGGAAGAACTTTTCGAAAGTCCGGATCACACATTCGTCGGCTATTTCATCGGTAGTCCAGGCATGAACTTTCTTGAATGTACAGTGACCGACAACAAGGCTCTGGTCGACGACGTTGCCATCCCCCTGATTCCTTCCTACGCCGAAAAAGCCACTCAACAAGGCGGCAAACTCAAAATAGGCATTCGTCCCATGTACGTTGGAATTCACGACACGGAAGTTGAAAACAGTATTGCCGCTCAGGTTATCGGCATTGAAGACCAGGGATTTTGCCGTATTATCACTGCTCGATTCGGTGACAATGATATTAAAGCCAGAATCAAGGACAACCGGAACATCCCGAATGGCACGTGCTGGCTGACCTTCCCACCGGAAAAGACAAAGATTTACTGCGACGAAAGACTGGTTAAATAA
- a CDS encoding carbohydrate ABC transporter permease, producing MIIKKRTIGLIIYLALLFLPIYWMLNMSLRTNADIMGAFAWYPSDPTLTNYMKIFTDPSWYSGYINSIIYVTINTVISVLVALPAAYAFSRYHFIGDSQVFFWLLTNRMAPPAVFLLPFFQLYSTFNLIDTHIAVALAHCLFNVPLSVWILEGFMSGVPREIDETAFVDGYSFPRFFLRVFVPLIRAGIGVTAFFCFMFSWVELLLARTLTTTAAKPIAATMTRTVSATGLDWGLLAAAGILTIVPGALVIWFVRNHLAKGFALGRV from the coding sequence ATGATAATTAAAAAAAGAACCATCGGACTAATCATCTATCTGGCACTGTTGTTCCTCCCTATTTACTGGATGCTCAACATGTCTCTTCGCACCAATGCGGATATTATGGGTGCCTTTGCATGGTATCCAAGCGACCCGACTCTTACCAACTACATGAAGATTTTTACCGATCCGTCATGGTACTCCGGGTACATCAACTCTATCATTTATGTGACCATCAACACGGTGATCTCAGTACTGGTTGCCCTCCCTGCGGCATACGCCTTCTCTCGATACCATTTTATCGGAGATTCGCAGGTGTTCTTCTGGCTGTTGACCAACCGCATGGCACCACCTGCGGTCTTCCTGCTGCCTTTCTTCCAATTATATTCGACATTCAACCTGATCGATACGCACATCGCTGTCGCCTTAGCGCACTGCCTATTCAATGTGCCGCTCTCGGTATGGATTCTTGAAGGATTCATGTCAGGTGTCCCAAGAGAAATTGATGAAACAGCCTTCGTTGACGGCTACAGCTTCCCACGATTCTTCCTCCGGGTTTTTGTTCCGCTCATTCGTGCAGGAATCGGTGTCACCGCATTCTTCTGTTTCATGTTTAGCTGGGTAGAGCTTCTCCTTGCTAGGACACTAACAACGACTGCGGCCAAGCCTATTGCTGCAACCATGACGCGCACAGTAAGCGCCACTGGACTAGACTGGGGCCTGCTGGCCGCCGCCGGAATCCTGACCATTGTGCCGGGCGCACTGGTCATCTGGTTTGTACGTAACCACCTCGCCAAGGGTTTTGCCCTCGGCCGGGTTTAA
- a CDS encoding DeoR family transcriptional regulator yields MSDQDSGNSTTKGGKHASVQIRHKQIVDLVRERGFIAIGDLATKFNVTPQTVRRDINTLCDQGLLQRHHGGAGPILSTENVDYTDRKILCLREKQVIAKLVAQNIPTRSSLFINMGTTTEEVAKVLVNHDKLRVITNNLNVAKTLSGNKDIEVIVSGGIVRHKDCGIVGEAAIDFIRQFKVDYGIIGISGVDKDGTLLDFDYREVTAARSIIENSRKVFLVTDHTKFGRNAMVRLGNIREVDAMFTNKLPPAELVEIMKHNDVELHVAE; encoded by the coding sequence ATGTCGGATCAAGATTCAGGCAATTCCACAACCAAAGGCGGCAAACACGCCTCCGTCCAAATACGCCACAAACAAATTGTCGACCTTGTCAGAGAACGAGGCTTTATTGCCATTGGAGACTTGGCCACCAAGTTCAATGTCACCCCGCAAACTGTCCGTCGAGATATCAATACTCTCTGCGATCAAGGACTCCTTCAAAGACACCATGGGGGGGCCGGCCCCATACTCAGCACAGAAAACGTCGACTACACGGATCGCAAAATTCTCTGCCTTCGGGAAAAACAGGTCATCGCCAAACTGGTTGCCCAAAACATCCCCACCAGATCTTCGCTCTTTATCAATATGGGAACGACCACCGAAGAAGTCGCAAAAGTCTTGGTTAACCATGACAAACTCCGTGTCATCACAAACAACCTCAATGTTGCCAAGACATTAAGCGGAAACAAAGACATAGAAGTCATCGTCTCCGGCGGAATCGTACGACACAAGGACTGCGGCATCGTAGGAGAGGCAGCCATTGATTTCATACGCCAATTCAAGGTCGACTACGGCATCATCGGGATCAGCGGTGTAGACAAAGATGGCACACTCCTCGACTTCGATTATCGCGAGGTCACAGCCGCACGCTCCATCATTGAAAATTCACGCAAAGTCTTTCTTGTCACGGACCACACCAAATTCGGTAGAAACGCCATGGTCAGACTGGGCAATATCCGCGAAGTTGACGCCATGTTCACCAACAAGCTGCCACCGGCTGAACTTGTTGAAATAATGAAGCACAACGACGTCGAACTCCATGTTGCCGAGTAG
- a CDS encoding sugar phosphate isomerase/epimerase family protein: MGKKMKLGLHTYTLHLWGLGQNWGMIAEPRPKEMNLIQLMDRAVEWGLDGLHITGCDLETKDDQRLKEVKEAAEARGLYLEYNFSLDEEFDPRLSDSVEEGIHIAEKIGADLGKISLDIRRPRPLYGSCFHPDVMKQLCAVYDEVKAALPLLEKTGIKLALENHTETFADEILWLIERINHPLVGACVDTVNSMGVLENPETAVAKLAPYAFSNHFCDHKLDRDQFGIRFHGVALGDGDIDCFKTYNTIKELSPTDRITFEIEWDMGEDSLEVAREKELDACIRSIKYAREVLNIGA; encoded by the coding sequence ATGGGAAAGAAAATGAAATTGGGACTACACACCTATACTTTGCATCTTTGGGGACTCGGTCAAAACTGGGGTATGATAGCGGAACCGCGTCCAAAGGAGATGAATTTGATTCAGCTGATGGATAGAGCTGTGGAATGGGGGCTGGACGGGCTTCATATTACCGGCTGTGATTTGGAAACCAAAGACGATCAGCGTTTGAAAGAAGTCAAGGAAGCCGCTGAAGCCCGAGGTCTCTATCTGGAATATAATTTCTCGTTGGATGAAGAGTTTGATCCCCGTTTGAGCGACAGCGTGGAGGAAGGTATCCATATCGCTGAAAAGATAGGTGCGGATTTGGGCAAGATCAGTCTGGATATACGTCGCCCTCGTCCGCTTTATGGCAGCTGTTTTCATCCCGATGTTATGAAACAGCTTTGCGCTGTCTATGACGAGGTGAAGGCTGCGCTTCCCTTGCTGGAGAAGACCGGTATAAAGTTGGCTTTGGAGAATCATACTGAAACTTTTGCTGATGAGATTCTGTGGTTGATCGAAAGAATTAATCATCCGCTGGTGGGGGCTTGTGTTGATACGGTGAATTCCATGGGTGTTCTGGAGAACCCGGAAACAGCTGTGGCGAAATTGGCACCGTATGCCTTTTCAAATCATTTTTGCGATCACAAACTTGATCGTGATCAGTTCGGTATTCGGTTTCATGGTGTCGCACTTGGTGATGGAGATATCGATTGTTTCAAGACCTATAACACCATAAAAGAGTTGTCTCCGACAGACCGTATCACTTTCGAAATCGAATGGGATATGGGGGAAGATTCTCTTGAGGTCGCACGAGAAAAAGAATTGGATGCCTGCATCAGAAGTATTAAGTACGCCCGTGAAGTTCTCAATATAGGAGCGTAA
- a CDS encoding ABC transporter substrate-binding protein, translating to MKLRRLLMTGVLTVACLSLASVGFADSKAAKKWIDNEFQPSTLTKEEQMKEMQWFIKAAAPFKGMEIKVVSETIPTHEYESKVLAKAFYEITGIKVTHDLIQEGDVIEKLQVQFQSGENVFDAYINDSDLIGTHFRSGHVVNLTDWMENEGKSVTLPTLDIDDFMGKSFTTGPDGKLYQLPDQQFANLYWFRYDWFQKPELKKAFKAKYGYDLGVPVNWSAYEDIAEFFSEDVREINGKAIYGHMDYGKKAPDLGWRFTDAWLSMAGAGDKGIPNGKPVDEWGIRVEGCRPVGSSVARGGATNGPAAKYALRKYMDWLRKYAPPGALGMDFYQSLPSLAKGNVAQQIFWYTAFTASMVQEGTPVVNADGTPKWRMAPSPHGPYWEEGQKLGYQDCGSWTLLKSTPIKRRQAAWLFAQFCVAKTTSLKKTHVGLTPIRNSDIHDKSFTERAPKLGGLVEFYRSPARVAWTPTGTNVPDYPKLSQLWWQNIGEAVAGEVTVDTAMDNLAKEQDKILMRLERAGILGDCGPKLNKPREESYWLNKPGSPKAKLANEKPKGETVDYDKLLEAWKAGKVK from the coding sequence ATGAAGTTGCGGCGTTTATTGATGACAGGCGTGCTCACAGTAGCATGCCTCAGCCTCGCAAGTGTCGGTTTTGCCGACAGCAAGGCTGCCAAAAAATGGATCGACAACGAGTTCCAGCCATCCACTTTGACAAAAGAGGAACAAATGAAGGAAATGCAGTGGTTCATCAAAGCCGCCGCCCCCTTCAAAGGCATGGAAATCAAAGTTGTCTCTGAGACTATCCCCACACACGAGTACGAATCCAAAGTACTCGCCAAGGCTTTCTATGAAATCACCGGTATCAAGGTCACACATGACTTGATTCAGGAAGGTGACGTCATTGAAAAACTCCAGGTCCAATTCCAATCAGGCGAAAACGTCTTTGATGCCTACATCAACGACTCCGATCTGATCGGTACCCACTTCCGTTCCGGCCACGTGGTCAACCTGACCGACTGGATGGAGAACGAAGGTAAATCCGTCACTCTGCCCACCCTTGATATCGACGATTTCATGGGTAAATCCTTTACCACCGGTCCTGACGGCAAGCTCTATCAGCTGCCTGACCAACAGTTCGCAAACCTGTACTGGTTCCGCTACGATTGGTTCCAAAAACCTGAGCTGAAAAAGGCATTCAAAGCCAAATACGGCTATGATCTGGGCGTCCCGGTCAACTGGTCCGCTTACGAAGATATCGCTGAATTCTTCAGTGAAGATGTCCGTGAAATCAACGGCAAGGCCATTTACGGCCACATGGATTACGGTAAGAAAGCCCCGGACCTCGGCTGGCGTTTCACAGACGCATGGCTGTCCATGGCCGGTGCTGGCGACAAGGGTATTCCCAATGGTAAGCCCGTCGACGAATGGGGCATCCGTGTAGAAGGTTGCCGTCCTGTCGGTTCTTCTGTTGCCCGTGGTGGCGCCACCAACGGCCCCGCTGCCAAGTATGCTCTGCGCAAATACATGGACTGGCTGCGTAAGTACGCCCCTCCGGGCGCTTTGGGCATGGACTTCTATCAGTCTCTCCCCAGCCTTGCCAAGGGTAACGTTGCCCAGCAGATATTCTGGTACACCGCCTTTACCGCTTCCATGGTTCAGGAAGGAACTCCGGTCGTCAACGCTGATGGTACACCCAAATGGCGTATGGCTCCGTCCCCGCATGGCCCATACTGGGAAGAAGGCCAGAAACTCGGTTATCAGGACTGCGGTTCCTGGACCCTGCTGAAATCCACTCCGATCAAACGTCGTCAGGCTGCATGGCTGTTCGCACAGTTCTGCGTCGCCAAGACCACGTCCCTGAAGAAAACCCACGTTGGTCTGACCCCCATCCGTAACTCTGACATCCACGACAAGTCTTTCACCGAACGCGCTCCCAAGCTGGGCGGTCTGGTGGAATTCTATCGCAGCCCGGCCCGCGTCGCATGGACGCCTACCGGCACCAACGTTCCTGATTACCCGAAGCTGTCTCAGCTCTGGTGGCAGAACATCGGTGAAGCTGTTGCCGGTGAAGTCACCGTCGACACCGCCATGGACAACCTCGCCAAGGAACAGGACAAGATTCTCATGCGCCTCGAACGTGCAGGCATCCTCGGTGATTGCGGTCCCAAGCTGAACAAGCCCCGCGAAGAATCCTACTGGCTGAACAAGCCGGGTTCCCCCAAGGCCAAGCTCGCCAACGAAAAGCCCAAGGGTGAAACTGTCGATTACGACAAGCTGCTCGAAGCATGGAAGGCTGGCAAGGTTAAGTAA
- a CDS encoding ABC transporter ATP-binding protein, with the protein MSLQLKGINKLVGQEVHLNEINLEFDSGSRYVVLGRTLAGKTSLLRIMAGLDRPTSGSVFADGQDVTGVTVRKRSIAMVYQQFINYPSQTIYENIASPLKIHGVKKAEIERRVMEAASMLHIEHLLDRLPAELSGGQQQRTAIARALVKNVDLLLLDEPLVNLDYKLREELRDELQKIFIKRDSVVVYTTTEPTEALMLGGNVIVMHEGRVLQIGPTAEVYQHPATTQVAQVFSDPPINFMNGSINNGTVEMINGLTFQKASTMADLPKDDYIFGIRSNQLSMVCDSDDHICIVGEVALSEINGSETFVHIKHGDESLVVQDDGIHIHKTGSQVSIYVHPSAFYVFNKAGELLLSPETD; encoded by the coding sequence ATGAGTTTACAGCTCAAAGGCATCAATAAATTGGTTGGACAGGAAGTCCATCTCAACGAGATCAACCTGGAGTTCGATTCGGGCTCTCGCTACGTGGTTCTGGGACGGACGCTAGCGGGAAAAACCTCGCTTCTCCGAATCATGGCAGGGCTTGATCGCCCCACGTCAGGCTCCGTTTTCGCCGATGGCCAAGATGTCACAGGCGTCACCGTTCGCAAACGTAGCATCGCCATGGTTTACCAACAATTCATCAATTACCCGTCTCAGACCATCTACGAAAACATTGCTTCTCCCTTAAAAATTCATGGCGTAAAAAAGGCCGAAATTGAAAGACGTGTTATGGAAGCGGCATCCATGCTGCACATTGAACACCTTCTCGACCGACTCCCCGCAGAACTTTCAGGTGGGCAGCAACAGCGTACGGCCATCGCCCGCGCATTGGTAAAAAACGTCGACCTTCTGCTTCTGGATGAACCCCTTGTCAACCTCGACTACAAGTTAAGAGAAGAACTTCGAGACGAGTTACAGAAAATCTTCATCAAACGTGATTCGGTTGTCGTTTACACGACTACAGAACCCACCGAAGCCCTCATGCTTGGTGGCAACGTCATTGTCATGCACGAAGGCCGAGTCCTCCAAATAGGACCAACAGCTGAAGTATACCAGCATCCCGCCACGACTCAGGTTGCCCAGGTTTTCAGCGATCCGCCCATCAACTTCATGAATGGATCGATCAATAACGGCACAGTGGAAATGATCAATGGGTTGACCTTCCAGAAGGCCTCAACAATGGCCGACCTGCCTAAAGACGACTACATTTTTGGCATTCGATCCAATCAACTCAGCATGGTCTGTGACAGTGACGACCACATTTGTATCGTTGGCGAAGTGGCCTTATCGGAAATCAATGGGTCAGAGACCTTTGTTCACATCAAACACGGCGACGAATCTCTCGTCGTTCAGGATGACGGCATCCACATTCACAAAACTGGAAGCCAGGTCTCGATATATGTCCACCCGAGTGCCTTTTATGTATTCAACAAGGCGGGAGAACTTTTACTCTCGCCAGAGACTGACTAG
- a CDS encoding DUF2160 domain-containing protein, translating to MNLEWMAWTPVTAGFFCVIALMLIGMTIWEVVSPCVARRGVLPLTTTRGDRLFIGLLGSAYIHLSWIGLTDFSVWIATVISVCFLIVVMRWG from the coding sequence ATGAATCTGGAATGGATGGCATGGACACCGGTCACGGCTGGGTTCTTTTGCGTCATCGCCTTGATGCTCATCGGGATGACAATATGGGAAGTAGTTTCTCCATGTGTGGCCAGACGCGGTGTACTGCCGCTGACCACAACTCGTGGAGACCGCCTTTTCATCGGGCTGCTGGGCAGCGCATATATACATTTATCATGGATTGGACTGACTGATTTCAGCGTTTGGATTGCAACGGTAATATCCGTGTGTTTTCTCATTGTGGTCATGCGTTGGGGATAA